One Gordonia sp. SID5947 genomic region harbors:
- a CDS encoding DUF350 domain-containing protein, with the protein MNHLRDNLGDAAAYSLMGIVLLVLGFVALDLVTPGRLRNLIWLDHNRNAVMLATAQVIGLSVVMVAGVRDSMMLELWRGVLYTVAYTVLAIAVMMWSFVLMDWLTPGKLGTLLLDDDEHPAGWICGAVFIGVGAVIGAALSF; encoded by the coding sequence ATGAACCACCTGCGCGACAACCTGGGCGACGCGGCCGCCTACAGCCTGATGGGGATCGTGTTGCTGGTCCTCGGATTCGTGGCCCTCGATCTCGTCACGCCAGGCCGATTGCGCAACCTCATCTGGCTCGACCACAACCGCAACGCGGTGATGCTGGCGACCGCCCAGGTGATCGGGCTGTCCGTCGTGATGGTCGCCGGAGTCCGCGACTCGATGATGCTCGAACTGTGGCGTGGCGTGCTCTACACCGTCGCGTACACGGTGCTGGCCATCGCCGTGATGATGTGGTCATTCGTGCTGATGGACTGGCTGACCCCGGGCAAACTCGGCACCCTGCTGCTCGACGACGACGAGCATCCAGCGGGCTGGATCTGCGGTGCCGTGTTCATCGGTGTCGGCGCCGTCATCGGCGCTGCGCTGAGTTTCTGA
- a CDS encoding SRPBCC family protein, whose protein sequence is MAAPLIEESIDINASAEEVWAVISDLKRMGEWSPQCKKMIIRGGTIGLGTKSVNINRRGALVWPTTSKVVRFTPAKELAFRVAENRTVWSYTIAPSTTGVTLTEKREVGNGTTKVSSFLVDKMMGGTTNFEAELKLGMAETLEKIKRAAESSASRAA, encoded by the coding sequence ATGGCCGCGCCGCTGATCGAGGAATCCATCGACATCAACGCCTCCGCAGAGGAAGTCTGGGCGGTGATCTCCGACCTCAAGCGCATGGGCGAGTGGAGCCCGCAATGCAAGAAGATGATCATCCGGGGCGGCACGATCGGACTGGGTACCAAGTCCGTCAACATCAATCGCCGTGGCGCGCTGGTGTGGCCGACCACCTCGAAGGTCGTCCGCTTCACCCCCGCCAAGGAGCTGGCGTTCCGCGTGGCGGAGAACCGCACGGTGTGGAGCTACACCATCGCACCGTCCACCACCGGTGTCACGCTGACCGAGAAGCGCGAGGTGGGCAACGGCACCACCAAGGTGTCCTCGTTCCTGGTGGACAAGATGATGGGCGGGACCACCAACTTCGAGGCCGAGCTCAAGCTGGGTATGGCCGAGACGCTCGAGAAGATCAAGCGCGCCGCGGAGTCGTCGGCGTCGCGGGCCGCCTGA
- a CDS encoding HAD-IIA family hydrolase, producing the protein MALGLLLDIDGVMVTSWKALPGAVEAVADLAEQGYPRMFLTNTTSRSRGEIAQALNDCGFEVAADEILTAAKLTAEYLTANHPGKRAWVLNEGPIAEDMTGVELIDEPSRAQVVVLGGAGPVFDHRALSQVLELMVAGVPVVAMHRSMTWSTADGLSIDTGVYLEGLEKAAGRKIKAIGKPSPLGFRAAVDMMQLEPTQVVMVGDDMHNDVLGAQAAALVGVLVRTGKFREEALRALQRDEFGPVPDHIVDSIADVPALMQKLSDR; encoded by the coding sequence ATGGCTCTCGGATTGCTGCTCGACATCGACGGGGTGATGGTCACCTCGTGGAAGGCGCTGCCGGGCGCCGTCGAGGCCGTCGCCGACCTGGCTGAGCAGGGATATCCGCGGATGTTCCTCACCAACACCACCTCGCGGTCGCGCGGGGAGATCGCCCAGGCGCTCAACGACTGCGGTTTCGAGGTCGCCGCAGACGAGATCCTCACGGCGGCCAAGTTGACCGCCGAATATCTCACCGCGAATCACCCGGGGAAGCGGGCGTGGGTGCTCAACGAGGGTCCCATCGCCGAGGACATGACCGGGGTCGAACTGATCGACGAACCGAGCCGGGCGCAGGTGGTGGTCCTCGGCGGGGCCGGCCCGGTGTTCGACCATCGCGCGCTGTCGCAAGTGCTCGAACTGATGGTTGCCGGGGTGCCGGTGGTCGCGATGCACCGGTCCATGACGTGGTCGACCGCGGATGGGCTCAGCATCGACACCGGCGTCTATCTCGAAGGGCTCGAGAAGGCGGCCGGCCGCAAGATCAAGGCAATCGGCAAGCCGTCACCGCTCGGTTTCCGTGCGGCCGTCGACATGATGCAACTCGAACCCACCCAGGTCGTGATGGTGGGCGACGACATGCACAACGATGTGCTCGGTGCCCAGGCCGCCGCCCTCGTCGGGGTGCTCGTACGAACGGGCAAGTTCCGGGAGGAAGCGCTGCGGGCATTACAGCGCGACGAGTTCGGCCCGGTCCCAGACCACATCGTGGATTCGATCGCGGACGTGCCGGCCCTGATGCAGAAGCTCTCCGACCGGTAG
- a CDS encoding acyl-CoA dehydrogenase family protein produces the protein MQLTFSPEEEAFRDELRAIFAKVPEDLRRRSEAGKMNFPEDLITTQRILNEHGVATPGWPVEAGGRDWTPIQSHIYREEMSLMHVPDLLPFNVGMIGPVIAQFGSPEMKDRFLAKTANLDIWWCQGFSEPEAGSDLASLKTRAVRDGDHYVVNGQKTWTTLGQYADWIFCLVRTDPEAKKQAGISMLLFPMDTPGVELRPIQLIDGGFEVNEVFFNDVRVPVENLVGKENEGWTQAKFLLGNERSGIARIGYTKTKLAKAKELARQITTASGGTLLEDPLLSARLAELENDLLALEMTQLRVAASSADGKPNPASSLLKLRGSQLQQEAMELLADIAGADSLPVAGLDASAANGTADVASPEWAQLSVPTYLNYRKVSIYGGSSEVQRQIIDKAVLGL, from the coding sequence ATGCAGCTGACATTCAGTCCCGAAGAAGAGGCGTTCCGCGATGAGTTGCGGGCGATCTTCGCGAAGGTTCCCGAGGATCTCCGTCGTCGCTCCGAGGCGGGCAAGATGAACTTCCCCGAGGACCTGATCACCACACAACGCATCCTCAACGAGCACGGTGTCGCCACACCGGGCTGGCCGGTCGAGGCGGGCGGGCGCGACTGGACCCCCATCCAGAGCCACATCTACCGCGAGGAGATGAGCCTGATGCACGTCCCGGACCTGCTGCCGTTCAATGTCGGCATGATCGGTCCGGTCATCGCGCAGTTCGGTTCGCCCGAGATGAAGGACCGCTTCCTGGCCAAGACCGCCAACCTCGACATCTGGTGGTGCCAGGGCTTCTCCGAGCCCGAGGCGGGTTCGGATCTCGCGTCGCTCAAGACCCGCGCGGTGCGCGACGGTGACCACTACGTCGTCAACGGCCAGAAGACGTGGACCACGCTCGGCCAGTACGCCGACTGGATCTTCTGCCTCGTGCGCACCGATCCGGAGGCGAAGAAGCAGGCCGGCATCAGCATGCTGCTGTTCCCGATGGACACCCCCGGCGTGGAACTGCGCCCGATCCAGCTGATCGACGGCGGCTTCGAGGTCAACGAGGTCTTCTTCAACGACGTCCGCGTGCCGGTCGAGAACCTCGTCGGCAAGGAGAACGAGGGCTGGACCCAGGCGAAGTTCCTGCTCGGCAACGAGCGGAGCGGCATCGCCCGCATCGGCTACACCAAGACCAAGCTCGCCAAGGCGAAAGAACTCGCGCGCCAGATCACCACCGCGTCCGGCGGCACGCTCTTGGAGGACCCGCTGCTCTCGGCCCGTCTGGCCGAGCTGGAGAACGACCTCCTCGCCCTCGAGATGACTCAGTTGCGCGTGGCCGCGTCGTCGGCGGACGGGAAGCCGAACCCGGCGTCGTCGCTGCTGAAGCTGCGCGGCAGCCAGTTGCAGCAGGAGGCCATGGAGCTGCTCGCCGACATCGCCGGTGCCGACTCACTGCCGGTCGCCGGCCTGGATGCGTCCGCCGCCAACGGCACCGCCGACGTCGCGTCGCCGGAGTGGGCGCAGCTGTCCGTCCCGACCTACCTCAACTACCGCAAGGTCAGCATCTACGGCGGATCGTCGGAGGTTCAGCGCCAGATCATCGACAAGGCCGTGCTGGGTCTCTGA
- the glp gene encoding gephyrin-like molybdotransferase Glp encodes MRSVSDHQAIVAALFGIHDPVTARVADALGCVTAAEVVAPIGLPGFDNSAMDGYAVIADEIASAAAESPVRLPVAQDIPAGRTDRLTLAAGTAHRIMTGAPLPAGADAVVPVEATDGAVDEVAIATSVPPGKHIRRAGSDIEAGETAIPAGTRLGPPQVGLLAALGVTEVSVRPRLRVVVLSTGSELVTPGEPLHYGQIYESNGPMLTASAQEAGADATHVHYVTDDVDAFRARLDEISDDADVIITSGGVSAGAFEVVKDALTGTGVEFTKVAMQPGMPQGCGHYTAPGGRRVPIITLPGNPVSSLVSFEVFIRPPLRAAMGLPSERRRVTARLTTDIRSPGGKRQFLRGVLGGQKGDMPLVDPIGPPASHHLRYLARADALIDIPAETDSVTAGSPVDVIVL; translated from the coding sequence ATGCGATCGGTGTCGGATCACCAGGCCATTGTCGCCGCACTGTTCGGTATCCACGATCCAGTGACCGCGCGTGTCGCCGACGCCCTCGGGTGCGTGACGGCCGCCGAGGTGGTCGCACCGATCGGGTTGCCCGGCTTCGACAACTCGGCGATGGACGGGTATGCCGTGATCGCCGACGAGATCGCCTCGGCCGCAGCGGAATCCCCGGTCCGGCTCCCGGTGGCGCAGGATATCCCGGCGGGTCGCACCGATCGGTTGACCCTGGCCGCGGGTACCGCCCACCGGATCATGACCGGCGCACCACTGCCCGCCGGCGCCGACGCCGTGGTCCCGGTGGAGGCAACCGACGGTGCGGTGGACGAGGTCGCCATCGCCACCTCCGTCCCGCCCGGCAAACACATTCGCCGAGCGGGTTCCGACATCGAGGCCGGAGAGACGGCGATACCGGCCGGCACCCGGCTTGGCCCTCCTCAGGTCGGCCTGCTCGCCGCACTCGGCGTCACCGAGGTCTCGGTTCGGCCCCGACTGCGGGTCGTCGTGCTCTCGACCGGCTCGGAGCTGGTGACACCGGGCGAACCATTGCACTACGGCCAGATCTACGAATCCAACGGGCCGATGCTGACCGCCTCGGCCCAGGAGGCGGGCGCCGACGCGACACACGTGCATTACGTGACCGACGACGTGGATGCGTTCCGCGCACGTCTCGACGAGATCAGCGACGACGCGGACGTCATCATCACCTCCGGTGGGGTGAGTGCCGGCGCCTTCGAGGTGGTGAAGGACGCCCTCACCGGTACCGGTGTCGAGTTCACGAAGGTCGCGATGCAACCGGGGATGCCGCAAGGCTGCGGTCATTACACCGCCCCGGGCGGTCGCCGGGTCCCGATCATCACGCTCCCGGGCAATCCGGTGAGTTCGTTGGTGTCGTTCGAGGTGTTCATCCGCCCGCCGCTGCGAGCGGCGATGGGACTGCCGTCCGAACGTCGGCGTGTCACCGCACGACTCACCACCGACATCCGCTCCCCCGGAGGAAAACGACAGTTCCTCCGTGGGGTGCTCGGCGGTCAGAAGGGTGATATGCCCCTCGTCGATCCGATCGGCCCGCCGGCGTCGCATCACCTGCGATACCTTGCCAGAGCAGATGCGCTGATCGACATCCCGGCCGAGACGGACTCGGTGACCGCCGGGTCGCCTGTCGACGTCATCGTTCTCTGA